The Oryza sativa Japonica Group chromosome 11, ASM3414082v1 DNA window AACAATAATGTTAGACACTCAAAATGTGTTGGATAAGAAGGGCCACAAAGCGTGCATCCATGACAGCTACTGTCCTCCATTGAAGTATCCCTTGATGCAGCCTGCCACCACAAACTCCATAACAGCTTTGAAAGTTCTGCTTGGAATTTTCAGGGTGAAGATAGCAAATAAGACAACTGCTCCTTCATATATTAGTAGATATTATTGATGGTATCATATATTTGTGGTGTAGCAATGACTAGAACCCTGTTTGTAGCTGAACTTAACTTTAAGTTATGGGATAGGTGAGTTTCACACTTTCACTTCAAATTGCAGTTTGTGCTATTTTGTCAACTATGCATAAATTGATTACAGTAGTACTCTATTTTCTTTGTTGAAGGAAGATAAACTGGTAGGTCTATTTTGCCTGTGCAATATTAATGCATCATGCTGGTTCCCACTCTTTTCTTTGTGGGGGATGAGAAGCAAACAATGACAATCTTCTTGTTGGTTGAGCAGGCAGATATCGCTCTATGCTCTGATTGCTTCCATGATGCGAGATATATTACTGGGCATTCAAGCTTAGATTTTCAGAGGATTGATGGGGATAACGATAGATCAGAAAATGATGGGGATAGTTGGACTGATCAAGAAACGTTATTGCTGTTGGAGGGCATAGAGAAGTACAATGACAACTGGAATAACATTGCAGAGCATGTTGGAACAAAGTCAAAAGCACAATGTATTTACCATTTTATTCGTCTTCCTGTTGAAGATGGTTTGTTAGAGAATATTGAGGTGCCAGATGCATCTGTGCCATTTAGAGCAGAAACCAATGGATACCCACATTTAGATTGCAATGGCAGTACTTCAGgtatttttacatatttacacTGATAGTTCCTCTGTTATCAGTTCTCGAAATTTGTTTTCTCACAAATTTTAGATTATAATAACTAGCATTTTTAACATTGATTACCATGTTTTTCCATAGGAAATCTACCTCAAAAAATTCCACCTGATAACCAGCTTCCGTTCATTAATTCTTCTAATCCGGTGATGTCACTGGTAAGCAGTTGTTCACTAAACCTGTTTAGAGAATGAGTGGACAATTTTTCGGTTTTCAACAGTGAGTTGTGTCATTTAGATTTGGATGACAAGAATgcatggtactccctccgtttcatattataagtcgttttgactttagtcaaagtcaaactactttaagtttgactaagtttgtagattGATATAGTATaacatttacaacaccaaattagttttattaaatttataattgaatatattttcataatatatttgtgttgggttgaaaatatcactatttttttctataaacttggtcaaacttgaagcagtttgactttgaccaaagtcaagaCGACTTATAAATCTGAAACGcagggagtactattttttaTGTTAGCTCATAGAATTTGTGTTTATCTCCACTTCTTTAATTCTATTTGACAGTGACATTTTCTTACTGAAGTTATATTTGCATAGCTCTGCTTGGCACTCCTTTGGATTATAATCCGAAGCTGATTTTGAATTTGGGACTTTGATTTTAGGCTTAATTATGTTCAATAAGCTTGGTTGCTGTAACAACAGAAAGTGTTGAAGTTAAATAAGCCAATGATGTTACTTCCAAAAACAATTTGTATTTGAATGCCAATTTGATAGTTAGTAGTAGCTGCCTTTATTCCTTTAATTTGGAGGTGGAGGTCTAAGCTGAACTATCTTGGAACTCGATTTTGAAAATCATAGCTTATAATTGTTGATTGATTATCCAGACGTAGCAGTTGATTTTCTCTAGGCTGAAAGTTAAATGCCTGTACACATTATTTTCAGCAGTTGATTACCAGCTCAAAGCCTCAAAACACCATATGCACTATAGAGCTGACAAAATAGTAATGGAAGTGCACTACGAGTGATTTTAGTATTAAATGTAATCAGTTGGAGGTTTAGTAATTAGGATGTTAGAGCAATGACATAGTAGAAAGCCCCTTATAACCCCTCAtttttattattcttttttGCTCGTATCCCTTCTAATCCTCAGACTGATCTGAGGTTCATTTCAACCTTAGTGCCTTCCAATTTTTGTGCCTGCTCCAGACTTAGCATTCCTTTACAAAATGTATGCTGGCACATATACAGCGAGCCACTGAATGCTTAAGTTTGAGTAAAGTGCATGGGtgatccttaaacttgtaggggtgTGTCATTTAAGTCCCTAAACTCTAAAACTACATATCCAAGTCCCAAAACTTGTCATAGTGTATCATCTAGGTTCCAAATCGCCATGGTCCTTaaggatcctacgtggcgctgatgtggcatgccacacagACATGACGTGATATCATTTTGATTGACAAATGGGatccatttaaaaattttcctttttcttgttctcctattttttcctttcttctcctttctctgtgacccgagcagaagaaaggaaaaaaaaatgaatgagaagaaaacaaaaaagaaaaagaaaagaagaaaaaagagaggaaaaggacACATCATGTTCATGTGgtatgccacatcagcgccacgtaggattcTAGAGGGGCTGTGTTGAattgggacctagatgatacactttgacgAGTTTTGGGACTTGGATCtacattttgagagtttggagatctagatgacacaaccctacaagtttaaggaccgcctaTGCACTTTACTCTTTAAGTTTTATAGAGATCTATACTTATAACTTGATTGGCGCAGGCCACAAGTTCTGAAGTGAATTCTTATTAGTTCAAATGCTTCCTCTTGTTCTGCCTGCCTTGGTGTTATTAATCAAGATGGTTTTGTCCGTCATATTATCTCAAGTGTATGTGTTATCTTCCTTGCTGAATTTGACCTGACTATGACACTGTTTCTAGTATAGAGTGCTTAGTAACACGAGAAATAACATCAGTATTATCCTGAATTACTTTTCATATTGTTCCCtgattaattttaatttgaaattaTTGCAATCACACAAATCCTGTGCTTCACTGCTTCAACGTAAACTAGTTCTCATGATGTTTGAACCAAACATATATAGGCTTCTTAGCCTTCTGTATATGTCTGGCATTGTGTGTCTTACTGTTTGGAGATACTGTGCAGGTTGGGTTTTTGGCTTCTGCTATGGGACCAAGAGTTGCAGCATCATGTGCAAGTGCTGCTTTATCAGTTTTGACAGTAGATGATGATTCCAGGTTAGCCATCTTCCCTGAAATGTTTTATTTTAGTAGCATGATTAAATCATTTAACACTTCAGTCAGGATTTTAGAAAAAGGTTACATAAATTGAATACTAGATCTTATCTGGTACAACTACAAGCTACCAGCAATAACCATCTTTGAGTTctgtttgagtttattttatcAAACAGCATATGAGTACTAGATAAATGAATAAGATTAGTCCAGAAATATCGCACCAATACTTGTAGCTACAGTACTACTGATACGGCTACCCAGATAGTAACCAGGTGGTTACTACTGATCTTTATCCCTCATTGAGATTGCGGAACTTATCCACCTGATGTTAAAATTGGACCTTTGGTTTGTTTCATTTGGTCGTTAGGTTGGTTTGCAGTCTCCTTTGGACTTATTATGGTAGATGTAGGTTTTGACTTACCTTTTGCTGAACACTGAAGGGTGAATTCAGAAGGCATTTGCTCTGATTCTAGGGGCCAAGGTCCGCATCCGAATTTTCGTGATCATAATGGTGGTAATGACTTCATATTTATTCTCCACTATGATAATCAGTTTTCTGCGCAATCTCATGTACTCATGCAAGATATTAGTGTTAAGGAAACCATCCTATCCTTAAATAGGTGTATCTTCATCCATCTCTCCAGAAAAGGTGAAGCATGCTGCCATGTGTGGTTTGTCGGCAGCAGCTACGAAGGCTAAACTTTTTGCAGATCAAGAGGAACGTGAAATCCAAAGACTAACTGCTACTGTAATAAACCATCAGGTTAGTGTGAACGTTGCCATCTTGTTTACATTTGGGCCTTGTTTTTCTCATTATTGCTGTCACCAGGGTGTGAaaaaccgccggtaaccgcgcggttaccgcggttaccgcccgtaccgcgggggtacggttacccgtaccgcgcggtacggtttaataaaattcgtccaaattcaaaaatttaaaaaaaaaaagaaaaaaaatcaaaaaaaatagtgaaggtagtgcttgatttatagtgttttatggtgaagaaatttctcaaaaaagagtaatatttattcaaatttgagagcaaaacggagaataaatttgaaaattggaaaaagaaaaaaaatgggccGGCCCGTTACTGTGCAACCCATTACAcatcgcgcggtaaccgcgccaaaccgcgtggttaccgcgtcaaaccgcgcggtaaccgcgccaaaccgcgcggtttgcccaaatttttgaattcaaatttcgatttgtaaatttgtcgcggttttgcgcggttaccgcggttaccgccggtaaccgccgtACCGCCGGGTGGCGGTAACCGGGCCCCCGGCGGTTTTTGAAACCCTGGCTGTCACATCTGAGGGTGTGTTCGCCGTTgcatggaaaacggagcagtccattagcgcgtgattaattaagtattagctattttttttcaaaaatggattaatttgatttttttaagcaactttcgtatagaaactttttgcaaaaaacacaccgtttagcagtttgaaaagcgtgcgcgtggaaaacgagggagagtgGTTGGGGAAAAGGGCATCCGAACACTGCCTGAATGTCTGAGTGTGCAAACTCCTACTTAAGAAAAATGCACTATTGCATAGCCCCACTTTATGGCTTATTTTGTACTTGGTCCCTTAAAATATGAGTTCTAGAAAGAGTTTGAAAATGGCAGTGTAAAGTTGGTGTCTGTGTACACGATTTCCTTTCCTAGTCTAATTTGATGGTGAAAGGTGTTTCTCATACATTCTGATTAGGTTTTGGAAACTTATATAACTCAATTGCCTATAATACCAGGTAGGCATGTCTCCAATGATAGTGTTGTGGTGAATGATAAGTATAGCTGGTGAGGACTGAGTCTATAACTGGCTGAACTAATTGTGTCGTCAGTCTTATGTATAATTGCCAGTAAGTAGGATCAATAAAATTCAAAACTGTAATTCATCTAGGAAGCAAGTTAGGAAACTGTAATTGATCTATGTTTGATCTGCCGTTGGTCATAGTCACTAGCTTTTTTTACCAAGTTGCATTGTCGTCATTGATAATATTTGTTTGCAACAACAATTAACTTGCAGTTAAAAAGGTTGGAACTGAAGCTGAAGCAGTTTGCCGAAGTCGAGACCTTGCTTTTGAAAGAATGCGAGCAAGTGGAGAGAATAAGGCAGAGGATTGCATCTGACCGTGTCCGAATCGTGTCCACCCGCTTGGCCTCGCCTGGAAATAGCCTACCTGGGGGTAGTACTAGCACCATGTCATCCAATCCAATGAGTATGAGCCCCAGACCGATGGGCGTGCCAGGCTCGATGCCTCAATCCAGTATGCCAGCACCATTTGCCAATAACATGCAGGGGCATGGTCACCCCCAGATGGCATTCttacaacagcagcagcggcagcagatGCTGTCATTTGGACCTCGTCTGCCGCTGTCGGCCATCCAAACCCAGCCATCCCCACAGACGTCAAACATCATGTTCAACCCAGGCATGCCCAATTCTGTAACCCCTAATCATCATCAACTGTTGAGGTCGTCTTCTGGAAACAATTCAAGTGTAGGAtaggagaaagaaaaaagggaGATTCATAAGATTCCAACCAGTGTAGCTTCCTCAGTTGTAGCTTTATATGATTCATAAACATCTCATTGTTATTCATTTGTACAATATGTTCCATTGGTCGTATAATTTATGATCACTTAGGTTCTCATTTTATGTATTTATGATCACTTGGGTTCTCATTTTATAGCCTCAAAAGTGTTGTTACGGATGTCTCACGATATATCGTTTGAATCTGGTGAAATTGCAATATTTGCGCTTTAAATATCACATAGCAAACATAAAGCCCTCTTTGGCACAACTCGAGATCCAAGATTTAATGGAGCTGGGTATTTCTAGGAGTTGGGTATTTATAGCTCCATAAATCCATGGATATAGATCTATGATCACGCGGATAATATTTGATTCAATCAATTTGTTCTTATTTTaggtaaaatttaaaattttaaaccactATAATTTAACATATAAACATTAAATATACTGTAAATCTAATATTTGGAGCTATGCCAAATAGCATTTAGAGCTGTAGGTTGGTtagaactacagatttagcgTTGGTCGAAACTacagattttgaaattttacgCTAAATCTGTAGAATGCTAACGTTATCACAAAGCTATAGATTTAGCGTGAAATTtctcataaaactacagatttaagatgaaatgtaaaaaaaaaataaagattaagtaGCAAATTTATCATAATACTATAGGTTTAGCATCAATTTATCCCAAACTACAACATTTATAGCTACAACATAATGTTAGTATTAGGGATTTAAACTCTAGAATCTATATTTTTTGATAACTTcgatattaaatatgtagttgtATGATAACtttaatataaaatatgtagttttataatacttagtcttaaatctatagttttgtgataaatttatcattaaatctgtagttttgtgatacattgtcttaaatctgtagttttatgacagtttaattaaaatatttgtagttttgtgaaatttactcatatttTTATAAATCTTATATCATTGAAAACGATGTGAATAAACGTTATAAATACCTAAAATTACGATGTAAATTAATCAACGAGAATAAAACAAAATCCTAGTTCAGTTTTCAGACTAAATAGATGCAAATGAGAAGATGAGAATATCACAACTTCACAAGACTCACTCCAAACCTTAGTCACAATGAAATAAGGTGTGGCCCGTGGGAGTCAGACATAAAGACGAACAACAACATCCTATTAGCTGGGTTGCTAGCTGGGTTGGTCCGTGATGAACACATACCAGTTTGGGTCTTAGACGATTGCACAACCGACCTAGGACCCTAAGATGGTCCTGATTGTGATTGTCTCATCTCAAAATCTCTCTGGACATTATCCAAATAATGTAAGCAATGAATCCGTGATAAACTACTGCAAGCAAGGGAGCCACCACCAAAAGGACCAATCGCTCGGCACCGACAACATCCCCTCGTATTGCAGCCGCTGTACCGAGAAAGACCGCTCCCCACACAAGACTGGCATAGCCAATCTGCATCGTATTGACACATATAAATATAATGTTTAAATAGTTAATTAGAATGCACGTACAGGTAACACATTGAGTATATATATCTCCTGAAAAAAATTTACAAACAATTACAATTTGCAAGTaagctactacctccatcccctAATTAATATAAGGGATATTCACTATtttcttgtaacgtttgaccactcgtcttattcaaaaattttgtgcaaatataaaaaacgaaaagttgtgcttaaagtactttggatgaTAAAGTAAGTAACAACTAAACTAAATAACaattccaatttttttaaataagatgaatggtcaaacagtgcaatcaaaatatcaaaatcgcttatattaggggacagagggagtagtaaataagACTggactgtttcttttttttttaaggaatggAATAATGGATCAAGGCAACATGATTTTTGATATCTTAAATGATGCAATTTTCGTAAAAActtcatatattaaaaatctcataaaacactattttaaaatatatttaccaaCTATATAATACTTACCAGTAATTCATTGTTGGTACCTCAGAATAATGatcacaaaaaaaatccaattcaaCTATTTAATTAGCTATTAAGAAAAATGCCATAATAGTACAAAATTACATGTGGATACACAAATTAATTGAGCAAATTTATACTACATATTCTCTCAtgtaaaatttgatatattCCTACTATCCAATTATTTTTAGCTGAATGGGTGGGTGAATAAATGATGGATAATATAATTTTATGGTAATGTTCAAATATGCTAAGAAATGAATTAACTTAGAGATAATCCATGAAATGCTATTGACAAGCATCCaaatcccagaaatgccatcgacaagtgtgagttccaagaaatgccatcgtacaaacgactttgtcccaaaaatgccatcgccgttagggttccgtccactCCGTGCCATTAAGTTctataggatgaacagtgtatttaacggcgcaaaatggacggaaccctaacggcgatggcatttttgggacaaaatcgtttgtacgatggcatttcttggaactcacacttgtcgatggcatttctgggacttggacgct harbors:
- the LOC4349954 gene encoding SWI/SNF complex subunit SWI3C homolog isoform X1, with translation MPRKASSTSDSRLKWRKWKRNPTASPSPSNRSSAAAAAADHSDDSDSAAVNEDDDSAVPEDADDETLAGAEDPVLDLREAEVLPSAEPVSAFPVATRRVVNRPHPSVLAVIAAERSACAGEGSAAVAAAPVLENISYGQQQVLSGVLPDHASLATDTDKPSTYVCTPPNLMEGHGVTKQFQGRLHVVPKHSDWFSPGIVHRLERQVVPQFFSGKSPGNTPEKYMLLRNKVIAKYLENPSKRLAFAECQGLVANTAELYDLSRIVRFLDTWGIINYLASGSVHRGLRMATSLLREEPTGELQLLTAPLKSIDGLILFDRPKCNLQAEDISSLASNSEVVDFDAGLAELDGKIRERLSESSCSYCLQPLTSLHYQSLKEADIALCSDCFHDARYITGHSSLDFQRIDGDNDRSENDGDSWTDQETLLLLEGIEKYNDNWNNIAEHVGTKSKAQCIYHFIRLPVEDGLLENIEVPDASVPFRAETNGYPHLDCNGSTSGNLPQKIPPDNQLPFINSSNPVMSLVGFLASAMGPRVAASCASAALSVLTVDDDSRVNSEGICSDSRGQGPHPNFRDHNGEKVKHAAMCGLSAAATKAKLFADQEEREIQRLTATVINHQLKRLELKLKQFAEVETLLLKECEQVERIRQRIASDRVRIVSTRLASPGNSLPGGSTSTMSSNPMSMSPRPMGVPGSMPQSSMPAPFANNMQGHGHPQMAFLQQQQRQQMLSFGPRLPLSAIQTQPSPQTSNIMFNPGMPNSVTPNHHQLLRSSSGNNSSVG
- the LOC4349954 gene encoding SWI/SNF complex subunit SWI3C homolog; the encoded protein is MPRKASSTSDSRLKWRKWKRNPTASPSPSNRSSAAAAAADHSDDSDSAAVNEDDDSAVPEDADDETLAGAEDPVLDLREAEVLPSAEPVSAFPVATRRVVNRPHPSVLAVIAAERSACAGEGSAAVAAAPVLENISYGQQQVLSGVLPDHASLATDTDKPSTYVCTPPNLMEGHGVTKQFQGRLHVVPKHSDWFSPGIVHRLERQVVPQFFSGKSPGNTPEKYMLLRNKVIAKYLENPSKRLAFAECQGLVANTAELYDLSRIVRFLDTWGIINYLASGSVHRGLRMATSLLREEPTGELQLLTAPLKSIDGLILFDRPKCNLQAEDISSLASNSEVVDFDAGLAELDGKIRERLSESSCSYCLQPLTSLHYQSLKEADIALCSDCFHDARYITGHSSLDFQRIDGDNDRSENDGDSWTDQETLLLLEGIEKYNDNWNNIAEHVGTKSKAQCIYHFIRLPVEDGLLENIEVPDASVPFRAETNGYPHLDCNGSTSGNLPQKIPPDNQLPFINSSNPVMSLVGFLASAMGPRVAASCASAALSVLTVDDDSRVNSEGICSDSRGQGPHPNFRDHNGGVSSSISPEKVKHAAMCGLSAAATKAKLFADQEEREIQRLTATVINHQLKRLELKLKQFAEVETLLLKECEQVERIRQRIASDRVRIVSTRLASPGNSLPGGSTSTMSSNPMSMSPRPMGVPGSMPQSSMPAPFANNMQGHGHPQMAFLQQQQRQQMLSFGPRLPLSAIQTQPSPQTSNIMFNPGMPNSVTPNHHQLLRSSSGNNSSVG